The sequence ACCGGGTCCACCAGATCTGCCACGGCCAGGCGCAGGATGCGCTTGTCGAGAAGCAGCGCCGGGCGGCGGTGCCGGGGGATGGTCGCGAGCAGATCGACCAGCCGGTGATCGAGGAACGGGACCCGGGTTTCGATGCCGCTGCCGGATGCGGTGCGGTCCTCGTGCCAGCAGTTGTACTGCTGTAGATCGCGGTATTTGCTGGAGGTGTACGCGGCGTACGGGTCATCGAGTGCGTAGCGGCCATCGGCGGTCAGGGCGCGATCGGAGACGAGCGGGAGCTCGGAGTGTTCCCACCAGGCAGCGAGTTCCGGACGGTCGATCATTGCGCGGCGCCGGGCCATCTGCCGAAGGCTCTCCTCATGGTCCGCCCAGTCCCCTCCGCCCAGCCCGACCGAATAGCCGCCGTTGAACTCGTCGCTGCCCTGGCCCACCAGGACGACCTTGAGGTCCGGGCGGGCGGCGCGGGCATAGCGGTGCAGGCCCGCTTTGTAGAACTGCTCCGGACCGCACAGCGGTGTTTCCAGCAGCCAGAGCAGTTGCTTCCACTCCTCGGCGGTGGGGATGTCCTGCGTGCCGAAGAGCACCTGGTGGTTGGTGAGTCCCAGCGAGGCGGCTGCCCGGTGGGCGTGTTCGGCGTCGCCGTTGACGAGGGTGCTCCCGCTGAGGACGGTGAACGTCTGCAACGAGGCCGTGCGTGCGGCTAGTGCGGCGATCGCTACGGAGTCGATCCCGCCGCTCAGGAACAGGCCCACCTCGGCGTCGGCCGTCATGTGCTCGGCCACCGACGAGGCCAGCAACTCGCGGTAGGCGGCGGCGAACTCGTTGTCGGAGGCGTCCGAGTCGCCACCCGGGGTCGGGAGTTGCCAGTACCGGTGGGTGCGAGTGCGTCCGTTCGCCAACTCGATCTCCAGGACGGTGCCGGCCGGGACCTGCTCAATGCCCTGGAACCAGCTGGTCGGTGGCGCGCCGGAGAGAGTAGGGGTGGCCGAGAGCATCGGATCGGCGAGAGCTGCGGCCCAGTCGATTCCGCGTGGAGTGCCGGGATCGGAGAAGAGCGCCTTGATCTCGGAGCCGAAGACCATCCGGGTCCCGTCGCGGTGGAGGTAGAGCGGCTTGATACCGAAGCGGTCCCGTCCCAGGAGCAGGGTGCCGCGGGTGCGGTCCCAGAGGGCGAAGGCGAACATCCCGCGGACCTCAGCC comes from Streptomyces sp. Mut1 and encodes:
- the asnB gene encoding asparagine synthase (glutamine-hydrolyzing), coding for MCGLAGVISTSGTALPPETRGTLLKMAAAIAHRGPDDEQLLLDGPVGLAFRRLSVIDPAGGAQPLTSPDGSIVLIANGEIYNHRELLAGLPGVRPRTGSDCEVLLHLYQARGLDFLAEVRGMFAFALWDRTRGTLLLGRDRFGIKPLYLHRDGTRMVFGSEIKALFSDPGTPRGIDWAAALADPMLSATPTLSGAPPTSWFQGIEQVPAGTVLEIELANGRTRTHRYWQLPTPGGDSDASDNEFAAAYRELLASSVAEHMTADAEVGLFLSGGIDSVAIAALAARTASLQTFTVLSGSTLVNGDAEHAHRAAASLGLTNHQVLFGTQDIPTAEEWKQLLWLLETPLCGPEQFYKAGLHRYARAARPDLKVVLVGQGSDEFNGGYSVGLGGGDWADHEESLRQMARRRAMIDRPELAAWWEHSELPLVSDRALTADGRYALDDPYAAYTSSKYRDLQQYNCWHEDRTASGSGIETRVPFLDHRLVDLLATIPRHRRPALLLDKRILRLAVADLVDPVLADRPKVPFFYGEGRRHAFTTMVSMLAQNGDALLEEALAAPGARTYISADAARATLRRLEADSESAHVDFLLRLVNLGLLETMATDLPAPPVQHSYTVPTALPVEDWDASADQLAARFSAAPGTDIDPDRVLALAPEVLIAHAPALDDGWLILVDGAIEYLVDPQESAPWLAVLRAVDGVRSLKEILAAVDCTLKDVQEPLDEALLAGLVRLGEPADVAR